The Bacillota bacterium genome segment AGGCGGCGCACCCGCTGGATCTGCTCCCCGTAAATGGTGGCATGACCCCGCGCCAACTTGAATCCGTTGAACTCGGGCGAGTTGTGGCTGGCCGTTACCATCACCCCGCCGTCGATGCCGTAGAGGATACGAGAGTAATAGAAGATGGGAGTGGTGACCTCACCGATGTCCACCACGTCCCGGCCCCCGGCCAGCAGGCCCTCCTGGACGGCCCGGCTCAACTCGGGGGAAGAGACCCGATTATCCCTGCCCACCACCACCGGTCCCGGGCTGCCTTCCTCGCCCAGGAACAGGGCATACGCCCTACCCAGGGCAAACGCCCCCTCGGCGTCCAGATCCCTGCCCACCACACCCCTGATGTCGTATTCACGGAATATGCCGGGCGCCAGCTTCACTTCCGCACCCCCCAGCAACCAACCCCGCGCAGCACGGCGGCCAGGTACTCCCCAACCGGCATTGTCGCCGCCGGACGCCGATCAGCCACGCAAGTTGTCAGCCAGGTCGCGCACCGGGGCCGGCAGCTCGGCAGGATTCACGTCCACTCCCAGCAGGGCCACCAGCAGAGCCTTCTGGAAATGCATACGGTTTTCGGCCTGGTCGAAGATGATGGACTGGGGACCGTCCATCACCTCATCCGTGGCCTCCAGGCCCCGCGCGGCAGGCAGGCAGTGCATGAAGCGGGCGGTGGGCTTGGCCTTTTTCATCAGGGCGGCGTTCACCTGGTAAGGGGCCATGGCCTTCTTGCGCACCTCCGCCTCATCCTCCTGCCCCACCCACCACCAGAGGTCGGTGTACACGAAGTCTGCGTCGCGCACCGCCTCCTCCGGATCGGTCAGGAACTCGATGCGGGCCCCCGACCGGCTACTGTTCTGCTGCGCCAGATCCCGGATTTCCGGGCGGACCCTGTAACCCGGCGGGTTAGCCACCGAAAGGTTGATCCCCAGCTTGCTGCAGGTGACCACCAGGGCATTGCACACGTTGGTGGCATCGCCCAGGAAGGCGACCTTGACCCCCTCCAGTTTCCCGCAGGTCTCGCGGATGGTGAAGGCATCGGACATGGTCTGCACGGGGTGATACAGGTCGGTAAGACCGTTGATTACGGGGACGGTGGCACCTTCGGCCAGTTCCACCAGGGTAGAGTGCTTGTAAAGCCGGGCCATGA includes the following:
- the argF gene encoding ornithine carbamoyltransferase; protein product: MDYQLLRSLRGRDFLTDQDYTQEELLALLDLAAAIKDIWRKGVPTPLLRGKHLALLFEEPSTRTRMSFEVGMSDLGGTALYLKPGEIHLGARETVGDTARVMSRYVHGIMARLYKHSTLVELAEGATVPVINGLTDLYHPVQTMSDAFTIRETCGKLEGVKVAFLGDATNVCNALVVTCSKLGINLSVANPPGYRVRPEIRDLAQQNSSRSGARIEFLTDPEEAVRDADFVYTDLWWWVGQEDEAEVRKKAMAPYQVNAALMKKAKPTARFMHCLPAARGLEATDEVMDGPQSIIFDQAENRMHFQKALLVALLGVDVNPAELPAPVRDLADNLRG